Sequence from the candidate division WOR-3 bacterium genome:
AATTTATCTGCCAGAATTGCGGCGCATCGGCACCGAAGTGGCTTGGGAAATGTCCCTCCTGCGGTAAGTATAATACAATGGTTGAGGAGATTGTAGAAGTCCGACAGGGGACAAAAGCGAAAAGAGGGGTGCTGAAACCCGTCGCCCTGGCAGATGTTCCTTTTTTAAAGGAAGAACGTTACAATGTGGGTATTTCAGAATTGGACCGGGTGCTGGGTGGAGGATTTGTAAAGGGTTCTTTGATTCTGCTCGGCGGAGACCCGGGTATCGGAAAGTCCACTTTAATGCTGCAGATTTCTGCTCTTCTTGCACAATCAGGTAAAAAAGTTTTATATGTGAACGGCGAAGAATCGGCTTATCAGGTGAGAATGCGTGCAGAACGTTTACACGCCGACAGCAGAGGGATTGATATGCTTTCTGCCACTGAACTTGATTCTGTCCTTGAGTGTGCACGTCAGGCGGTACCCGATTTTATGGTTGTTGATTCAATCCAGACCGTCTATAAATCCAGATTGGCGTCGGCACCGGGCAGTGTCGCGCAGGTGCGGGAATGCGGCGGCGATTTGATGAGGTTTGCAAAAGAAAGGGGTGTAACAACGGTCATCATCGGCCATGTGACGAAGTACGGAGTGATTGCAGGACCGAAGACCCTCGAACACATCGTCGATACCGTACTCTATTTCGAAGGTGATAAGAATCAGCAATACAGAATCGTTCGGGCGATCAAGAACAGATTCGGCTCCACCAATGAGATAGGTGTTTTTGAAATGACCGAAACAGGTTTACAGGAGGTTC
This genomic interval carries:
- the radA gene encoding DNA repair protein RadA; the protein is MKTQFICQNCGASAPKWLGKCPSCGKYNTMVEEIVEVRQGTKAKRGVLKPVALADVPFLKEERYNVGISELDRVLGGGFVKGSLILLGGDPGIGKSTLMLQISALLAQSGKKVLYVNGEESAYQVRMRAERLHADSRGIDMLSATELDSVLECARQAVPDFMVVDSIQTVYKSRLASAPGSVAQVRECGGDLMRFAKERGVTTVIIGHVTKYGVIAGPKTLEHIVDTVLYFEGDKNQQYRIVRAIKNRFGSTNEIGVFEMTETGLQEVLNPSSLFISDSTNSGSAIVSIMEGSRPLLVEVQALTSPTFFNYPQRVTTGLDYKRLSMLLAVLERRAGMRVYGVDCFVNVVGGIKISETSTDLGIILAIASSLKNRPIQRGTVVIGEVGLGGELRPVYGIAARLKEADNMGFKMALVPRKNAQGGNAGLEVVGVGDVQEAVKYALGE